A genome region from Carya illinoinensis cultivar Pawnee chromosome 2, C.illinoinensisPawnee_v1, whole genome shotgun sequence includes the following:
- the LOC122301709 gene encoding receptor like protein 21-like, producing MLSRLENLEILDLSYNAINDISFLQSIATVKSLKNLNLAYNDLTGLFPTRGWKMLSRLENLEILDLSHNDLNDASFLQSIAAVKSLKILNLEYSYELNGSFPTKELANLSNLEVLILRFNQFGGQLAIQEFCALKKLEVLDLAYNYFEGILPPCINNMKSLVVLDITANQFNGNASSTYLEASRTSLEYINFSYNQFVGVFSFNLFANYSELEVLRFNDNKNKVEIETEGSMGWSPLFQLKTIELSKCSLNKLTSSIPKFLLVQHELDIVNLSHNKLKGSFPNWLIENNTRLHILHLRNNSFVGQLYLPRLIHSHITWMDVSTNHLNGKLQENIGKIFPNLSYLNLSNNNLEGNLPSSISGMLYLDVLDLFFNNFSGGVPRGLTTDCLSLRVLNLAHNNFNGAIFVGTYQEILQMNGNQFKSITPVLNSTGSLSYLDIGNNEISDTIPRWLGNTSYLKTLVMAKNEFYGQIPCELSMTSTLDLSHNLFTGPLPFYLNLPKLEHLYLQGNKFTGSLPKVLFNSSSLLTLDIGDNNFTGSISVEIKQLQGLKVLLLSGNRFNGIIPNQLCLLRMISIMDLSKNAFFGTIPQCLHKIYFGEIAATNVSYSHRDVIGTSYLTVPYTYKGFSEEVVDFYSGSEFASAEIEIEFVTKYRQSSYKGSILGYMFGLDLSCNNLTGGIPPVLGQIPITFSNLALLESLDLSHNSLSGEIPSALIDLTFLEIFNVANNNLSGKVPDMKAQFGTFEKSSYEGNVFLCGPPLDKSCSKGNKSNPTPTQSSNASDSKWYEIDPLVFHTSFSKWKSMWLIDLGLLVTPLELNPCAKWFTMMVVEL from the exons ATGTTGTCAAGATTGGAGAACTTGGAGATATTAGATCTTAGTTACAATGCCATCAACGACATTAGTTTTCTTCAATCAATTGCTACAGTCAAATCCCTTAAGAATCTCAATCTTGCTTACAATGACTTGACGGGATTGTTCCCAACTAGAG GTTGGAAAATGTTGTCAAGATTGGAGAATTTGGAGATATTAGATCTTTCTCACAATGACCTTAACGATGCTAGTTTTCTTCAATCAATTGCTGCAGTCAAATCCCTTAAGATTCTCAATCTTGAATACAGTTATGAGTTGAATGGATCCTTTCCAACCAAAG AACTAGCAAATTTAAGCAACTTGGAGGTTCTTATCTTGCGATTTAACCAATTTGGTGGACAACTAGCAATCCAAG AATTTTGTGCGTTGAAGAAGCTTGAAGTGCTAGATCTTGCTTACAATTACTTTGAGGGGATTCTTCCTCCATGCATAAACAATATGAAATCTCTTGTGGTTTTAGATATTACTGCTAACCAATTCAATGGAAATGCTTCCTCAACATATTTGGAAGCTAGCCGAACAAGTCTTGAGTACATTAATTTTAGTTATAACCAATTTGTGGGCGTATTCTCATTCAACTTATTTGCCAATTACTCTGAGCTTGAGGTTCTTAGATTCAACGACAACAAGAATAAAGTTGAAATAGAAACGGAAGGTTCCATGGGTTGGTCCCCTTTGTTTCAGCTGAAGACCATTGAATTGTCCAAGTGTAGTCTGAACAAGCTCACCAGCAGTATTCCAAAATTCCTTCTTGTTCAACATGAATTGGATATAGTTAATCTTTCTCACAATAAGTTGAAAGGAAGCTTCCCGAATTGGTTGATTGAAAACAATACAAGATTACATATACTACATCTTCGAAATAACTCTTTCGTGGGTCAGTTATATTTACCAAGATTGATCCACTCGCATATTACTTGGATGGATGTCTCGACCAATCACTTGAATGGAAAACTTCAAGAAAACATTGGCAAGATTTTTCCAAACTTATCATATCTAAATCTTTCTAATAATAATCTTGAAGGTAATCTTCCTTCCTCAATTAGTGGCATGCTTTACTTGGATGTATTAGatctttttttcaataatttctcAGGTGGGGTCCCAAGAGGATTAACTACAGATTGCTTGTCATTGAGAGTTTTGAATCTTGCTCATAACAACTTCAACGGTGCAATTTTCGTTGGGACATACCAGGAAATTCTGCAGATGAATGGTAATCAATTCAAAAGTATCACACCAGTACTTAATTCAACTGGTTCCCTATCGTATTTAGATATTGGCAACAATGAAATTTCAGATACTATCCCTCGATGGCTTGGGAACACGTCATACTTGAAGACTCTTGTTATGgctaaaaatgaattttatggtCAGATCCCATGTGAACTAAGTATGACAAGTACTTTAGACCTTTCTCATAACTTATTTACGGGACCATTACCTTTCTATCTAAATCTACCAAAACTTGAACACCTATATTTgcaagggaacaaattcacaggATCATTACCGAAAGTTCTTTTCAATTCCTCATCTCTTTTGACATTGGACATTGGAGATAACAACTTTACGGGCAGCATCTCTGTTGAAATCAAACAACTTCAAGGCTTAAAAGTACTTTTGTTGAGTGGAAATCGTTTCAATGGTATAATTCCGAATCAGTTATGTTTGTTAAGAATGATAAGCATAATGGATCTTTCCAAGAATGCTTTTTTTGGGACCATACCACAATGCCTCCACAAGATATATTTTGGGGAGATAGCGGCAACTAATGTAAGCTACTCTCATAGAGACGTTATTGGTACCAGTTATCTTACGGTACCTTACACATATAAAGGTTTCTCGGAAGAGGTTGTTGACTTTTACTCCGGTTCTGAATTTGCTAGTGCTGAAATAGAGATCGAGTTTGTAACCAAATATAGGCAAAGTTCTTATAAAGGTTCTATTCTTGGTTACATGTTTGGATTGGATCTCTCTTGCAACAACCTAACAGGTGGCATCCCACCTGTGTTAGGCCAAATTCCAATAACATTCTCGAACTTGGCTCTCTTGGAAAGTTTAGACCTCTCTCACAATAGTTTAAGTGGAGAAATTCCTTCAGCATTAATTGATCTAACCTTTCTCGAGATATTCAATGTGGCCAACAACAACCTATCAGGTAAAGTTCCAGATATGAAAGCACAATTTGGAACATTTGAGAAAAGCAGCTATGAAGGAAATGTATTTCTTTGTGGaccaccactagataaaagttGCAGCAAAGGAAACAAGTCAAATCCAACGCCAACCCAATCTTCAAATGCAAGTGATAGTAAATGGTATGAAATAGATCCTTTGGTCTTCCATACAAGCTTCTCG aaatggaaaTCTATGTGGTTGATTGATTTGGGTCTTTTGGTTACTCCATTGGAGTTGAATCCGTGTGCTAAGTGGTTCACCATGATGGTTGTCGAACTCTAA